In the genome of bacterium, one region contains:
- a CDS encoding DEAD/DEAH box helicase has translation MQAGITDAGFAECTAVQSRVLPLSLQGRDVAAQSQTGTGKTAAFLITIFSRLLWRGPVAGPKPRALVIVPTRELAVQIESDARQLGAHTGLTAVAIFGGVDYEKQRQALRLGADLVVGTPGRLIDYLKQGAWRPEGVEILVIDEADRMFDMGFVRDLRYILQRLPHYERRQTLLFSATLNYSVTEVTYEYMHLPEEIRATPARMTAEKAEEVLHHVGRDEKPALLLGIMEREKPERTMIFTNTKAEAEKVAKLLEHHGLRARGITGNLEQARRLKLMEEFKSGDLPIMVATDVASRGLHIEGVTHVVNWDLPQDPEDYVHRIGRTARAGAVGRAISLADESGALNLEAIEKLIGYKIPVVWHTQEHLAEVRPGWREAAARERRERERELEARGIRPRRPSGGPGRGRPGGSRPGGSRRRS, from the coding sequence GTGCAGGCCGGGATCACCGACGCGGGCTTCGCCGAGTGCACGGCCGTGCAGTCGCGGGTGCTGCCGCTGTCGCTCCAGGGCAGGGACGTCGCGGCCCAGTCGCAGACCGGCACCGGCAAGACCGCGGCCTTCCTGATCACGATCTTCTCGCGCCTGCTCTGGCGCGGTCCCGTCGCGGGACCGAAGCCGCGGGCGCTCGTCATCGTCCCGACGCGCGAGCTGGCCGTGCAGATCGAGAGCGACGCGCGCCAGCTCGGCGCCCACACCGGCCTCACGGCCGTCGCCATCTTCGGCGGCGTGGACTACGAGAAGCAGCGGCAGGCGCTGCGCCTGGGCGCCGACCTCGTGGTCGGCACCCCCGGCCGGCTCATCGACTACCTCAAGCAGGGCGCCTGGCGGCCGGAGGGCGTCGAGATCCTCGTCATCGACGAGGCCGACCGCATGTTCGACATGGGCTTCGTCCGCGACCTGCGCTACATCCTCCAGCGGCTGCCGCACTACGAGCGCCGCCAGACGCTGCTCTTCTCCGCGACGCTCAACTACTCGGTCACCGAGGTCACCTACGAGTACATGCACCTGCCCGAGGAGATCCGCGCGACCCCCGCGCGCATGACCGCCGAGAAGGCCGAGGAGGTCCTGCACCACGTCGGGCGCGACGAGAAGCCGGCGCTGCTGCTCGGCATCATGGAGCGCGAGAAGCCGGAGCGGACGATGATCTTCACGAACACCAAGGCCGAGGCCGAGAAGGTCGCCAAGCTCCTCGAGCACCACGGCCTGCGCGCGCGCGGCATCACCGGCAACCTCGAGCAGGCGCGGCGGCTCAAGCTCATGGAGGAGTTCAAGAGCGGCGATCTCCCGATCATGGTCGCCACCGACGTCGCCTCGCGCGGACTGCACATCGAGGGCGTGACCCACGTCGTGAACTGGGACCTGCCGCAGGACCCGGAGGACTACGTGCACCGCATCGGGCGCACGGCGCGGGCGGGCGCAGTGGGCAGGGCCATCTCGCTCGCGGACGAGAGCGGCGCGCTGAACCTCGAGGCCATCGAGAAGCTCATCGGCTACAAGATCCCGGTGGTCTGGCACACCCAGGAGCACCTCGCCGAGGTGCGGCCGGGCTGGCGCGAGGCGGCGGCCCGGGAGCGGCGCGAACGGGAGCGCGAGCTGGAGGCGCGGGGGATCAGGCCGCGCCGGCCCTCGGGCGGCCCGGGACGGGGCCGCCCCGGCGGCTCGCGTCCGGGCGGCTCCCGCCGCCGCAGCTGA
- a CDS encoding chemotaxis response regulator protein-glutamate methylesterase: protein MAIPQPIRVLVVDDSPLVRRTLEALLGAEAGVQVVGTAADGIDALAKIRALRPDVVTLDVMMPRLDGLKVLACAMRESPVRVLMLSSLTQEGAEVTLQALDLGAVDFVDKTALLSRADVLGIGAELLAKVRTAAAVNPARLGREEVPVAAAAPPPPPAVPVAGKADLVIIGASTGGPPALHRVIPALPGDFPAAVVVVQHIPAGFTRPLAQRLDAAGALSVREAEQGDRLRPGEVLVAPGGQHLRIVLSGGEPAVLIVPAPADAIYRPSVDAAMQSAAEVYGARVAGVLLTGMGTDGAFGMWAIRSRGGYTIAESEESCVVYGMPRAAIEMGAAAEVLPLARIAERLTASVRAGR from the coding sequence ATGGCCATCCCGCAGCCGATCCGGGTCCTCGTCGTCGACGACTCGCCGCTGGTGCGCCGCACGCTCGAGGCGCTCCTCGGCGCGGAGGCGGGGGTGCAGGTCGTCGGCACCGCGGCCGATGGCATCGACGCGCTCGCGAAGATCCGCGCGCTGCGTCCCGACGTCGTCACCCTGGACGTCATGATGCCGCGCCTCGACGGTCTCAAGGTGCTCGCCTGCGCGATGCGCGAGAGCCCGGTGCGGGTGCTCATGCTCTCCTCGCTCACCCAGGAGGGCGCCGAGGTCACGCTGCAGGCGCTCGATCTCGGGGCGGTGGACTTCGTGGACAAGACGGCGCTGCTCTCGCGCGCCGACGTGCTGGGCATCGGCGCCGAGCTGCTGGCCAAGGTTCGCACCGCCGCGGCGGTGAATCCGGCACGGCTCGGCCGGGAGGAGGTGCCGGTCGCGGCGGCCGCCCCGCCTCCGCCCCCGGCCGTCCCCGTGGCCGGCAAGGCCGACCTCGTGATCATCGGCGCCTCGACGGGAGGGCCGCCGGCGCTGCACCGCGTCATCCCCGCTCTCCCGGGCGACTTCCCGGCGGCGGTCGTCGTCGTCCAGCACATCCCCGCGGGCTTCACCCGCCCGCTGGCCCAGCGGCTGGACGCCGCGGGCGCGCTCTCCGTGCGCGAGGCCGAGCAGGGCGACCGCCTGCGGCCGGGGGAGGTCCTCGTCGCGCCGGGCGGGCAGCACCTGCGCATCGTGCTCAGCGGCGGCGAGCCGGCGGTGCTCATCGTGCCCGCGCCGGCGGACGCCATCTACCGGCCGAGCGTGGATGCCGCGATGCAGTCGGCGGCGGAGGTGTACGGCGCGCGCGTCGCCGGGGTGCTCCTCACGGGGATGGGCACCGACGGCGCGTTCGGGATGTGGGCGATCCGCTCGCGCGGCGGGTACACCATCGCCGAGAGCGAGGAGAGCTGCGTCGTCTACGGCATGCCGCGGGCGGCCATCGAGATGGGGGCAGCCGCCGAGGTCCTGCCGCTCGCGCGCATCGCCGAACGCCTGACGGCCAGCGTTCGCGCGGGCCGCTGA
- a CDS encoding phosphoenolpyruvate carboxykinase (ATP): protein MAAYDGDRVVGLVRGLVDRSRHVGTNVTLYTGPELGRLAESSGQRNVFGGYNWDTRVRNRSAKFTVIVGSEKVQPPKMGPEQTETLRGMDREFTRVFGGEFGGKSFAGHVNQLPVDYVYRVMGSGDDPKFTFNCHLLVTTKQRANHHVPYMWGKMYAERDLVPGAEDLYILMVPDIHTGVFGRFYGFPESNVTVGIGCDYMGEAKKGMLRMAMYLAKQRGYLGIHAGTKVVRAKNARTGGFTRYGVAILGNSGTGKTTNVGHTHFLDQAGEQSLVVQDDFVGLRLADGRVLGTEQGLFLKTDLDADDVLLRPAVESPAFVSQNLYVDHLGEIQYLEEDLCANGRGILPIRALPRDRRHDSIDLPALDELDALCIIFNTRRNTVCPILQELTPEQSVAYFMLGESIETAAGDPSKAGQSVREVGTNPFIVGDPAEEGNIFYDYLKRYEGKVRSFLLNTGGVGEVPNPESPLVPRRAANRPWKNGIGYVTRALFRDSGEWDADPDYGTRVLISGVTDEHGKIYDMKRFDPRKLYGAAEREELVRTLNRERVAYLERFPKLDPAILKALAATHRL, encoded by the coding sequence ATGGCAGCGTACGACGGCGACAGGGTGGTGGGGCTGGTCCGGGGGCTCGTGGACCGCTCGCGCCACGTGGGGACGAACGTGACCCTCTACACCGGCCCCGAACTCGGGCGCCTCGCCGAGAGCAGCGGCCAGCGCAACGTCTTCGGCGGCTACAACTGGGACACGCGGGTGCGCAACCGCTCGGCGAAGTTCACGGTCATCGTCGGCTCGGAGAAGGTGCAGCCGCCGAAGATGGGCCCGGAGCAGACGGAGACCCTGCGCGGCATGGACCGCGAGTTCACCCGGGTCTTCGGCGGCGAGTTCGGCGGGAAGTCCTTCGCCGGCCACGTGAACCAGCTGCCGGTCGACTACGTCTACCGGGTCATGGGCTCGGGCGACGACCCGAAGTTCACCTTCAACTGCCACCTCCTGGTCACCACCAAGCAACGCGCCAACCACCACGTGCCCTACATGTGGGGCAAGATGTACGCGGAGCGCGACCTCGTCCCCGGCGCCGAGGACCTCTACATCCTCATGGTGCCCGACATCCACACCGGCGTCTTCGGGCGCTTCTACGGCTTCCCGGAGAGCAACGTCACGGTCGGCATCGGCTGCGACTACATGGGCGAGGCCAAGAAGGGGATGCTGCGCATGGCGATGTACCTCGCCAAGCAGCGCGGCTACCTCGGCATCCACGCGGGGACGAAGGTCGTCCGGGCGAAGAACGCGCGCACCGGCGGCTTCACCCGCTACGGCGTCGCCATCCTCGGCAACTCCGGCACGGGCAAGACGACGAACGTCGGCCACACGCACTTCCTCGACCAGGCGGGCGAGCAGTCGCTCGTGGTGCAGGACGACTTCGTCGGGCTGCGCCTCGCCGACGGCCGCGTGCTCGGGACCGAGCAGGGGCTCTTCCTCAAGACCGACCTCGACGCCGACGACGTGCTGCTGCGGCCGGCCGTGGAGTCCCCGGCCTTCGTCTCCCAGAACCTCTACGTCGACCACCTCGGCGAGATCCAGTACCTCGAGGAGGACCTCTGCGCCAACGGCCGCGGCATCCTGCCGATCAGGGCGCTGCCGCGCGACCGGCGCCACGACTCGATCGACCTGCCGGCGCTCGATGAGCTCGACGCGCTGTGCATCATCTTCAACACCCGCCGCAACACCGTCTGCCCGATCCTCCAGGAGCTGACCCCCGAGCAGAGCGTCGCCTACTTCATGCTCGGCGAGAGCATCGAGACCGCCGCCGGGGACCCCTCGAAGGCCGGGCAGAGCGTGCGCGAGGTCGGGACGAACCCCTTCATCGTCGGCGACCCCGCCGAGGAGGGGAACATCTTCTACGACTACCTCAAGCGCTACGAGGGGAAGGTCCGCTCGTTCCTGCTGAACACCGGCGGCGTCGGCGAGGTGCCGAACCCCGAGAGCCCGCTTGTCCCCAGGCGCGCCGCCAACCGCCCCTGGAAGAACGGCATCGGCTACGTGACGCGCGCGCTGTTCCGCGACTCGGGCGAGTGGGACGCCGACCCGGACTACGGGACGCGCGTGCTGATCTCCGGCGTCACCGACGAGCACGGCAAGATCTACGACATGAAGCGCTTCGACCCGCGCAAGCTCTACGGCGCCGCGGAGCGCGAGGAACTCGTGCGCACGCTCAACCGCGAGCGGGTCGCCTACCTCGAGCGCTTCCCGAAGCTCGACCCGGCGATCCTCAAGGCGCTCGCGGCCACGCACCGGCTGTAG